The following coding sequences lie in one Caloenas nicobarica isolate bCalNic1 chromosome 13, bCalNic1.hap1, whole genome shotgun sequence genomic window:
- the SLC25A48 gene encoding solute carrier family 25 member 48 isoform X1 translates to MGSVQLQDFAAGWVGGAASVIVGHPLDTIKTRLQAGQGYGNTLNCVLTVYRNESVAGFFKGMSFPLASIAIYSSVVFGVFSNTQRFLSQLRHGDLSHTPALADVALASMVAGFVSVGIGTPVDLVKIRLQMQTQPYIEANIKLKPTVPGFPVYRGPIHCFRTVLQKEGIAGIYRGAGAMLLRDVPGYCLYFIPYTFFCGWITPDGCISPNPSSVWLAGGVAGAISWGTATPMDVVKSRLQADGVYLNRYKGTFDCILQSYQNEGLKVFFRGITVNAVRGFPMSSAMFLGYELSLTAMKRDQTATNP, encoded by the exons ATGGGCAGCGTCCAGCTGCAGGACTTCGCGGCGGGCTGGGTGGGCG GAGCCGCCAGTGTGATTGTGGGCCACCCCCTGGACACAATCAAG ACTCGTTTGCAAGCCGGTCAAGGATATGGAAATACACTCAACTGTGTTCTCACTGTGTACAGAAATGAGTCT GTGGCTGGCTTCTTCAAAGGCATGTCCTTCCCACTGGCCAGCATCGCCATCTACAGCTCCGTGGTGTTCGGCGTCTTCAGCAACACGCAACGGTTCCTCAGCCAGCTCCGCCACGGAGACCTGTCCCATACACCCGCGCTTGCCGATGTGGCTCTGGCCAGCATGGTGGCAGGGTTCGTCTCCGTGGGCATCGGCACTCCCGTGGACCTGGTAAAGATACGGCTACAGATGCAAACGCAGCCTTACATTGAAG CAAACATTAAACTAAAGCCCACAGTTCCTGGATTTCCTGTGTACCGAGGCCCAATTCACTGCTTCAGGACAGTCCTACAGAAAGAGGGGATAGCAGGAATATACCGAGGCGCGGGAGCAATGCTTCTGAGGGATGTTCCTGGGTACTGCCTCTATTTCATCCCttacacatttttctgtggCTGGATTACCCCTGATGGATGCATTTCCCCTAATCCCTCCTCAGTCTGGCTGGCAGGGGGTGTAGCAG GAGCCATTTCCTGGGGGACTGCAACTCCAATGGATGTTGTGAAAAGTCGACTTCAGGCAGATGGAGTTTATTTAAACAGGTACAAAGGGACCTTTGACTGTATCTTGCAGAGCTACCAGAACGAGGGCTTAAAA GTCTTTTTTAGGGGCATCACGGTCAATGCAGTGCGAGGATTCCCAATGAGTTCAGCCATGTTTCTTGGCTATGAACTTTCCCTCACAGCAATGAAAAGAGACCAAACTGCGACCAATCCTTAA
- the SLC25A48 gene encoding solute carrier family 25 member 48 isoform X2, with product MGSVQLQDFAAGWVGGAASVIVGHPLDTIKTRLQAGQGYGNTLNCVLTVYRNESVAGFFKGMSFPLASIAIYSSVVFGVFSNTQRFLSQLRHGDLSHTPALADVALASMVAGFVSVGIGTPVDLVKIRLQMQTQPYIEANIKLKPTVPGFPVYRGPIHCFRTVLQKEGIAGIYRGAGAMLLRDVPGYCLYFIPYTFFCGWITPDGCISPNPSSVWLAGGVAGAISWGTATPMDVVKSRLQADGVYLNRYKGTFDCILQSYQNEGLKCCQDDLKFSCFPEPNQQHGVGAALIEVSRSAPTASTFSSAMDLVPGGLRKLHQLNEIERPFFTKSFALLSKSTLIIPVLMLGFFTNDIFPTEWTEPLPLPT from the exons ATGGGCAGCGTCCAGCTGCAGGACTTCGCGGCGGGCTGGGTGGGCG GAGCCGCCAGTGTGATTGTGGGCCACCCCCTGGACACAATCAAG ACTCGTTTGCAAGCCGGTCAAGGATATGGAAATACACTCAACTGTGTTCTCACTGTGTACAGAAATGAGTCT GTGGCTGGCTTCTTCAAAGGCATGTCCTTCCCACTGGCCAGCATCGCCATCTACAGCTCCGTGGTGTTCGGCGTCTTCAGCAACACGCAACGGTTCCTCAGCCAGCTCCGCCACGGAGACCTGTCCCATACACCCGCGCTTGCCGATGTGGCTCTGGCCAGCATGGTGGCAGGGTTCGTCTCCGTGGGCATCGGCACTCCCGTGGACCTGGTAAAGATACGGCTACAGATGCAAACGCAGCCTTACATTGAAG CAAACATTAAACTAAAGCCCACAGTTCCTGGATTTCCTGTGTACCGAGGCCCAATTCACTGCTTCAGGACAGTCCTACAGAAAGAGGGGATAGCAGGAATATACCGAGGCGCGGGAGCAATGCTTCTGAGGGATGTTCCTGGGTACTGCCTCTATTTCATCCCttacacatttttctgtggCTGGATTACCCCTGATGGATGCATTTCCCCTAATCCCTCCTCAGTCTGGCTGGCAGGGGGTGTAGCAG GAGCCATTTCCTGGGGGACTGCAACTCCAATGGATGTTGTGAAAAGTCGACTTCAGGCAGATGGAGTTTATTTAAACAGGTACAAAGGGACCTTTGACTGTATCTTGCAGAGCTACCAGAACGAGGGCTTAAAA TGTTGTCAAGATGACCTGAAATTCTCCTGCTTTCCTGAGCCAAATCAGCAGCATGGTGTTGGGGCTGCTCTGATCGAAGTCTCCCGTTCTGCACCTACAGCATCTACTTTCTCTTCTGCCATGGACTTAGTCCCTGGAGGACTTCGAAAACTGCACCAGCTCAATGAAATTGAAAGACCCTTTTTTACCAAATCTTTTGCTCTGTTGTCTAAAAGCACCTTAATAATTCCTGTGTtgatgttgggttttttcacCAATGACATTTTTCCCACTGAGTGGACAGAACCACTTCCCTTACCCACATGA